ATCGGCGGGTTTTGGAGTCGTCACACACCCAAAACACCGCCGTTTATCCTGCCGATTCGCAACCTGTCACACGTTCAGGGATTTCCCGTCCAGCACAGCCTCAACTCGAAGATGTCCGGTACAGAGGGCGCAGGCGCTAAAGTCTTAACCCGTCATATTGCCCCCTCATCTACCGGACGGCTTCGTGGTGGCCCCGCTCCCCACCGCGACGATTAAACTTCACCTATGGGAATCCCAGAAATGCTCCTTATACGGATTCCGTTTGTTTCGTGTGGAAATCGGGACAGCTCCGATTTCCACACTCCACGTCCGGAACCCGTTTCTCTCCTGCTCGCTTCGCTCGGATTTTCAGGTGTTTTCAACACCTTCCAATCGGAGTCCGTATTGTCCTCGCTCTCCTGACTGGAAGCATTGCCGGAGCGGTCTGGTTGGTCAGGCGAGTGACGGGCGGCGCAGGGCAAGCGAAAATCCGTGAGCTGGAAGCGCGGATACAGGAATTGGAGGGGCGTCAGCGCTAACACCGATACCCCTTGCCTGACCGCCTGTGTCTATTTCAGCGTGGCGACGCAACTGCCCAGTCCCGTGCCCTGCGTATCGTCCTTGGAAACATACAGGAACGCCTTGCCGCGCAGACTGCGGCCAGACAGGCCGCTCTTGACGAACTCGCAGCCAAGGTACGTCTGCCCGTCGGCGGTCATGTCGAGGATCACGCCCTCGCCGCTACTGTTGTTGATGTAGTAGTAGACCGCGTTCCACTGCTGCCCACCCGGCGCAACCGCCGTCCCCGCCGGATTGCCCTTGTCTGTGCGGCTGCCCAGCGGCAGCGTCCACATGCCGCGGCCCTCGACTTCCACGGTCCAGGTCTGCCCGACTGCGGGTTTGACCGGCCATTTCAGGGCTGCCGCGCCGGTCGGCGGTGTGGACGCGGCGTTTCCGGCAGGCGCCGCCCCGGTCCTGACCAGCGCCTGACAGTCGCCGATGCGCTCCGGATCAGCGTTGGTGTCGCGGTAATAGAACGCGCGCCCCACCCACGGACTGGTCCGCAGCCCACTGACCTCGAAAGCACAACTGGTCATGGACTTGCCGTCCCGGGTCAGGTCGATCCAGACCAGATCCGCTTTCTGGTCGTAGGCGACATACCCGGTCTGGGTCTGGCTGCCCTGGGTCGCCGTGCCCTTGAGATCACCGTTGCTGGCGCGGTCATTCAGGGTCAGCGCCCAGCTTTCCGTTCTGGGCGTGCCGCTACCCCGCAGAATGTTGACCTGATAGCTCTGGCCGGGGGCGATGGTGGGCGGCCACTGCGGCTGGGGCGTGGCGCTGCCGGACGCTGGGGTTCCTGCACCCGTCCCGGAGGGCGCGGAGGCCGCTGCCCCACCAGACCCCGCGCCGCGCACCACAAATTTTGGCACGTTGGGCGTGATCAGGCCCCAGGCCACCGCCAGCGGACGGGCGAAGGGGGTGATGGTGCTGCTGGACTTGTTGACGTTGATGGCGCTGTTCACCCCGATCAGCAGGCCCTTCTCGTCGAACACGCCGCCGCCGGAATTGCCGGGACCGGTCTGGGCGTCGTGCTTGATCCACTGCCGCCCGCTGCCCTGGGTGTTCTCGCCGGTAAAACCGCTGACCGAGCCGCTGGTGTAGGTCAGGGTGTCGCCGCCGGTGCCGGGAAAGCCGAACACAAAAATGGGATCGCCCACGGTCAGGACATTGGAATCGCCCAGGTCCACGAACGGCAGGTTCAGCCCGCCCACCGGCTTCTGATCGAAGGTTTCCAGAATGCGGACCACTGCCAGATCCAGATTGGGATCGGCGGCCACCACCTTGCCCCAGTACGTGGGTTCCGGTTCACGGTCCACGAACTTGACGGTTCGCACCAGAATCCACTCGGAGACCTTGCGGGTCTCGGTGTCGCCGACGACGTGAAAGTTGGTCAGGATGTACCCGGCCGGGCTGATCACCGAGCCGCTGCCCAGCGTGCCGTCGATCTTCCCGTCCGCCCCGGTGGGCATCAGCATCACGGTGGACTGGACGATCCGGTCACGCGTGGCCTTGGGCAGCACCTGGGCCGCGGCGGACCCGGACAGGACGGCCCCACACAACGTCGACGCGGCGAGAAAGGCAGCGGCCACTCGGATTTTCATATGCGGCCCACTATAAACGCCCGGCTGACGGCCAGGAGACCCCTCGCGGCGCTGCACAAGGCTCACCCGCTCCAGCCTCCGGGCAGGCTAGTCCAGCACGGGAAAACGCACGCCACCTACGCCGCTTTCCAGGTCGGCGGCCAGCGACAGCAGCGCGGCGTCCGCTCCAGCCGGGGCCACCAGCAGCACGCCGCCGGGCCGGGCGTGGGCCGCCGCGTCCGGCGCCTGAACGGGCAGGGCCAGACTGGGATACCCGGCCTTGGCCGCCAACGCGCAGCCGTGGATGCCCGGAAAGACCACGGCGTCCAACCCGGCCGCGAACAGCAGATCGAAGCCCTGTTCGCGGGCCAGGCGCAGGTCACGGGCGCGGGCCAGGTGGTAGCCCGGCTCGCTGGCGTCACCGCGCGTGCCCTGGGCGGCGTGCAGAAAGGTCTGCCCGTACTTCAGGCAGCGTTCGGCCTGGGCCTGGTTGCCGGCAATCACGTCGGCCAGCGTGCGTGGACCGTCCGTGACGCCGGACAGATAGGCATTCAGGTCCCCCTTGAACTCGTACTCCAGAACTTCGAGCATCACGCCGTTGCGGTCCAGTTCGGCGCGGCTGGGAAACGTCACGTCCTGCACGGTGGCCCCGGCCCGCTCCAGCGCGGCGCGGGCCAGCCGCAGAGTGGCGGCGTCGGTCTCCGAGGCGCCCTTCTCATCGGTCACGATGCCGATCCTCGCGCCCTTCAGGGCGTGGGAGGTCAACTCCAGTTCGGGCACCGGCCGGCGGCGGCTGGCCTCGTCCCGCTCGTCCGGCCCGGCCATGACGGCCAGCAGCAACAGCGCGTCCCTGGCGCTGCGGGTGATCGGCCCCGCCGTGTCCTGGCTGTGGCTGATCGGCACGATCCCGGTGCGCGGCACCAGCCCCAGCGTGGGCTTGAGGCCCACCACGCCGCTCTCGTGCGCCGGACTGACGACGCTGCCGCTGGTCTCGGTGCCCACCGCCGCCACGCACAGCCGCGCCGCCACCGCCACCCCACTGCCCGAGGAACTGCCGCCGGTGTCGTGTTCTTCGCCCCAGGGGTTGACCGTCTGCCCGCCCAGCGAGGAATAGCCGTTGGCCATGCCCAGCGTCATGAAGTTGGCCCACTCGGTCATGTTGGCCTTGCCCAGCACCACCGCGCCCGCCGCGCGCAGCCGGGCCACCAGCGGCGCGTCGACCGTGGGCACGTGTGCGGCCATCAGGGCGCTGCCCGCCGTCGTGGGCAGCCCCGCCACGTCGATGTTGTCCTTGATCAGCAGCGGGCAGCCGTGCAGCGGGCCGCGTTGCTCGGGGGGCAGGGCGTCCAGCGCGTCGGCCACGGCGCGGGCGTAGGGGTGCACCGTGATCACGGCGCGCAGGCGCGGATTCAGGGCCTCCAGCCGGTCCAGATACGCACGCGTCACCTCGCCGCAGGTCAGGTCACCGCGCCGGGTGGCGTCGGCCAGATCGGTGGCGTCCAGATCGAGGATGGGATCGGGCAGGGGCAGGGTCATGGGGCCCACTGTAACGGGCGGGCCGGAGGCGCGGCTGTGGGGATGAACGCGTTGTCGGGCGGCAGCCTGCCTGACCTGACCCCAGGGGCGACCGAACGCCGTGCGCTAGCCTCACGGGCATGAGTGAGCGCCATGACTGAGCCTGTGCCCGAGACCGTCACCGTCGCCTTTCAGGGCAATCCAGGCGCGTACGGCGAGATCGCCGCGCTGAATGCCGTGCCGGAAGCCGGAGCCCAGCGGCACACGCGCGGCTACCCCACCTTTCACGGCGTGGCCCAGGCGGTGGAGGGCGGCGAGGCGCAGTACGGCGTGCTGCCGGTGGAAAACAGCCTGATGGGCGCGATCCACCAGTCCATCGATCTGCTGAGTGACACCGATCTTCACGTGATCGGCGAGGTGGTGGTGCGCGTGAGCCACTGCCTGATGGCGTTGCCGGGGGTGGAACTGTCGGACCTGAAAAGCGTGGCCAGCCAGCAGCCCGCCCTCGACCAGTGCACGGAATTGATTCGCAAGTACGGCCTGCAGCCCGTCGCCGCCCACGACACTGCTGGCAGCGCGCGTGAGCTGGCCGAGCGTGGGGCTGCCGGCGGGGGACGGGACGAGGCGGCCATCGCCAGCCGCCGCGCCGCCGAGCTGTACGGCCTGAACATCCTGGCCCAGGAGATCGAGGACGAGCCGTTCAACTACACCCGCTTCATGGTCCTGTCGCGTCATGAACCGGCCCCCAGCGACGCGCCGCACAAGACCAGTCTGGTGTTCGCCGTGCGCCACACCCCCGGTTTTCTGGTAGAGACCCTGAACGAGCTGAGCGGCCTGAACCTGAGCCGCATCGAGAGCCGCCCACGCCGGGACCGTGCCTGGAGCTACCTGATGTACGTGGACATTGAGGGCGACTCCCGTGACCCGCAGGTCGCCCAGGCGCTGGCCGGGGTACTACGCAAGGCCAGTTACGCCAAGATCATCGGCAGCTACCCACGGGCGATGGAGACGGTGGGCTAGAGGCCGGGTTGAGATGGCCGCGCCGCTGACCTCCCTGCCGAGACTCCTGGTGTCGCCGCCCGCCTGCCGTGACGCTCGGCAGTTGGCCGCGGCGGTGGGCGGCCAAACCATTCTGATCACGGGCGCGTCCCACGGCATCGGCGAGGCGACGGCGCGGCTGCTGGCCGCCTGCGGCGCGGAAGTGCTGTTGCTGGCGAGAAGTGGGGAGCGGTTGGAAGAGATAGCCTCGCAGATTCGGCGGGCGGGTGGACAGGCCAGCGTCTACCGTCTGGACCTGACTGACCCGGTGGCGGTGGGGGCCGTGGCCGCGCAGATCGGGGCGAACCACCCCCGCATCGACGCCGTGGTCAGCAACGCGGGGCATTCGATTCGCCGCCCGGCGCTTGAGTCGAGCGAGAGGGCTGACCTGGGCCGCCTGCTGGCGGTCAATTTCAGCGGTCCCGCCGCGCTGCTGCTGGCGCTGCTGCCGCGCATGGTGGCGGGGGGCGGCGGGACCATCGTCAATGTGTCCAGCGCCTCGGCCCTGCCGCCGGGCATTCCGCGCTGGGCCGCGTATCAGGGCAGCAAGGCGGGCTTTGACCTGTGGCTGGGCAGCGTGGGCAACGAGCTGCGCGGGCGTGGCGTGCGCGTGTCCAGCGTGTATCTGCCCCTGGTCCGCACCCGCATGATCGCGCCCACCCGCGCCTACCGATTTGCCCCGGCCCTGACCCCACTGGAAGCCGCGCAGTCGGTGGTGTATCCACTTCTCAAACCTGTGCGCCGGGTGGCCCCGTGGTGGCTGAAAGGGCAACAGGTGGCGGCGCTGCTGTTTCCGAAGGGGCTGGACCGGGCGCTGGGCGGTCTGGAAGAGATGGAGCGGCGGCTGACGCGAGGGCGCAACCAGTGAACCTGCCGGCCGCCATCCGGCGCACGGGCGTTCTTGGGCCGCAGCCGGCTCGGGCCGCGCTGGGGCTGGGCTGGACGCTGCTCCGGCATGGGCCGACGCTGTACGGGCTGGCCGCCTGGAACGCGCGCCGGATTCCGAACGCGGTGGCCCTGGTGGACGAGCACGGTCCACTCACTTACGCGGAGTTGCTGGCACGGGCGGACGCCATCACCGCCATCCTCTCCCGCCAAGTTAAACCCGGCGCGGCAGTGGGTCTGCTGGGCGGCAACAGTACAGAGTTCGTGGCCGCGCTGCTGGCCTGCGTTCGCCTCGGCGCGAGAACCGTCCTCCTCAACACTTCCCATTCCGCCGCCGAGATCGGACGGGTGGAGCGGGAGCAACAGTTGAGTTTGCTGATCTGCGACGGCGACTGGCCGGAACGACTGCCTGGACAGGTGGATGCGGGCCTGACGGTCCTGTCCCTCTCTGAACTGGGACCCGCAGACGCGAAGTCTCCCCCATTTCTGCCCCGCATCGGTCCACTGGTCCTGTTGACTTCCGGCAGCACGGGGACGCCCAGAGCCGTGCGCTCGCGCGTGGGGCTGTGGGCCGGGCTGCGTGTGGCAGGCGCGCTGGTGGACGCCCTGCCGCTGCGGGCGGGTGCGCCGACGCTGCTGCCCCTGCCGCTGTTTCACGGACATGGTCTGGCGACGCTGGGCATGGCGCTGGCCCTGGGCGCCCCCCTGCACCTGTGCCGCCCGACGGCGGAAGCGATGTGGCGCACCCTGCAACAGGAAGGCATCGAGATTCTGGTGCTGGTGCCCACCCTCCTTCACCGGTTGCTGGACGGGCCGGACAGGCGGGCCGCCCCTGCCCTGCACACCATCGTCTGCGGCTCGGCCCCACTGGGCGCACCGCTGGCATTGTCAGCGCTGGACCACTTCGGGGACGTCCTGTTCAATCTTTACGGCTCGACTGAGACAGGGTTGATCTCCCTGGCGACGCCTGCAGATCTGCGCGCCGCGCCGGGAAGCGTGGGCCGGGCTTTGCGAGGGGTGACCCTCGAGCTTCGCGGAGAGGTGGGCCGCGTGATCGTGAATGGACACGACACGGGCGATCTGGCCTCGCGTGATCCGGCGGGCCGCCTGACCCTGCAGGGCCGCGCCGACGAGCTGCTGAACTGTGGCGGCGAGAACGTCTTACCGGCCAGTCTGGAAGACCGCATCGCCACGCTGGACGAGGTGGCCGAGTGCGCCGTGGTGGGCGTCCCCTGCGCCGAGTTCGGGACGGGCATTCACGCCTATATCGTTCTGAAGTTCGGTCACGAGGTTACGTCTGAACAGCTTCAGGACCAGTTGCGTCCGCTGCTGCCCCGCATGTTCCGCCCGCAGAAAATCACGCTGCTGGACGCGCTGCCGCGCACACCAACGGGCAAGCTGCTGCGCTCGCGCCTGCCCGCGGAGGCCCACATGAAACTGGGCGCCACAGACGAACCCTCTTCGCCGTAACGCCCTGCCCAGCCGCTACCGCTCATACGGATTCCGTTTGTTTCGTGTAGACATCGGGACAGCTCCGATCTCTACACTCCACGTCCGGAACCCGTTTTCCTCATTCTCGCTTCGCTCGGATTTCCAGGTGTTTTCAACACCTTTCAATCGGAGTCCGTATCAGTCGGCAGAGACGGCCATCGCCTCGGCTCCCCGCGAAGGCAGAGCGTCCCGGCCCAGAATCAAGTCGGCGGCCTTCTCCGCGATCATGATGGTGGGCGCGTTGGTGTTGCCGCGCGGGATGACGGGCATCACGCTGGCGTCGGCGATCCACAGGTTTTCCAGACCACGGACCCGCAATTCATCGTCCACCACGGCCAGATCGTCATTCCCCATCTTGCAGGTGCCGACGGGATGGTAGATGGTCATGGCCTGCTCGCGGATGTAGTTTTCCAGCTCGGCGCGTTCGGTCACGGCCTCGCCGGGCATTACTTCGCTCAGGCGGTATTTGGCCAGAGCTTCGGTGTCGCCCACCTGCCGGGCCAGCTTCACCCCGGCCAGCAGCACGTCCATGTCGTGTGGGTCCGAGAGGTAGTCCGGCTCGATCAGCGGGCGGGCCTGCGGATCATCGCTGGCAATGCGAATCCGGCCCCGGCTGCGAGGGGCCACCAGCGAGGGCAGCAACGTGTAGTGGTGGCCGTCCAGTTCCATGAAGCCGTGATCCACGAACAGCGCCGCGCCGTTGTGGAATTGCAGGTCCGGGGCGGGCAGCGACGCGTCGGTCTTCATGAAGCCGCCCGTCTCGCCCACATTGCTGCACAGCATCCCGCGCTGCTCACTCATGTACAGGGTCATCTGGGCCTCGCCCGTCGCGTCCTTCAGCCCCGGCGTCTCGGTGGCGTAGACCACCGGCACGAACAGGTGGTCTTGCAGGTTCTGACCCACGCCGGGCAGATCATGCAGGACCTCCACCCCCGCCGCTTCCAGCGCCGCCCGCTCGCCCACGCCCGACAGCATCAGCAGGTGCGGACTGGTGATGGCGCCCGCCGCCAGAATGACGCCCCTCTCGGCCATCACCTGCCGGGTTTCCGTGCCGTCCAGATACTCCACGCCCACGGCCTTCCTGCCATCGAAGAGAATACGGGTAACGTGCGCCCCCGTGCGGGCTTCCAGTCGGCCGGGGCCGTCGCTCGCCAGGGCCGGGCGCAGGTAGGCAGAAGCCGCCGAGTGCCGCGCGCCGCCCTTTTGCGTGACGTGGAACCGGCCCACGCCTTCCATCCTCTCGCCGTTGAAGTCGTCGTTGGCGGGGTGACCCAGTTCCTTGAAACCCTCGGTGATGGCGTCGCAGATCTCGTGGGTGTAACGGCGGTTCTCGACGTGCAGCGGCCCGCCCGCGTTGTGGTACTCGCTCTGGCCGTCCTCGAAGTCCTCGGAGCGCAGAAAATACGGCAGCACGTCGTCGTAGCCCCAGCCCCGGTTGCCCGCCGCCGCCCAGCCGTCGTAGTCGGCGCGGTGGCCACGAATGTAGATCATGGCGTTGATGCTGCTGCTGCCGCCCAGCATCTTGCCGCGCGGCCAGTACAGCTTGCGCCCATTCAGGTGTTCCTGCGCCTCGGTCTCGTAGTTCCAGTCCAGCGGCGACTTGAACAGCTTGGGAAAGGCAGCTGGGATGTGGATTTCGGGCGTCTCGTCCGGCACTCCGGCCTCCAGCAGCAGCACCTGCGCCCCGGCCTGCTGCAGGCGGGCCGACACGGCGCAGCCGCCCGAACCCGCGCCGATCACCACATACTCAAAACGCTGCCGCCCCGCTGAACCTTGTTCGCTCTGCATCTTTAGAGCCTCCGCGCGAAGGAGAGAAGCGGCATGCCGGACCGGGCCGATGGGTTCGGCACAGACCAGAACTGCCGTGATTGAATTCGCGTTCGGACCGAGTATAGGACGGGCTGTCCGCAGAAACCTGGAGGCGAAATGACCGTTCTGGCGTTACAGCCCCGTATGGACCCGTGGCTGCAACCCATCTCTCCGCACGGTCTGGCGCACCTCCTGGCAGCGGCAGCCGCGGTACTGGCACAGCAGGGCTTCCGGGTCACGCCGCAGCAGACGCACGGTGCCGTCCACCAGATCGCGCACCCGGTACAGGCGCAGGGTGGAAGGACCGACACGCGCCGAGCGGAATTTGAATTCCATCTCGGGCAGCAGGTTGTCGAAGTCGGCCGAGCAGTTGGGAAAGGCGGTGGGCAGCACCTGACCGTCCAGCGGCACGTAACGCGTGAGCATGGGCATGCCGGCCAGATACTCGCCGTAATGGACGCTGGTGTTGCTGCCGAAATCCACGCCGATCAGCAGCGCGTAGCCGTCCAGGTCGTACAGCGCCCCGATCGGTTGATACGGGCTGTTCAGCGACTGCGCCGCCGTGATGCGCGCGGCCTCGTCGCCCAGCGCCACGAAGCTGAGGGTGGGGTGAAACGAGCGCAGCGCGTCGCGCCGGTCCACCAGCTCCTGCGACACCCGCCCGATGTCGCGGCTGACCCGCGTGTCCCGGTGAAACCGGGCGTGAACGTTGCTGCCGGGCCGGTTAAGCAGGGTGTTGTAGCTGAAGGCCGGGGCCACCAGCGTGGCCGTGCGGCGCCACAGCGTGTCCACCAGCGTTCTGGCCCCGCCGTCCAGCGTGCCGAAGGACTTCAGGCTGGCGTGGACGATCAGATGCTGGGTGCCGTCCAGCCCCAGCGCGGCCAGCCCCTCGTCGAGGTCGGCACTCTGCACAGCGGGCTTCCGCAGCAAGTTCAGCACAGCCCCCAGTCTAACGGCCCGGCGCGGGTCAGGGCTAGAGTCACGGCCCACCTTCAGGGCGCGGCGGCCCATCTATCCCACCCCGGTCCGTGGGCCATTCCCCGGCGCTAGACTCGGCGGCATGTTCGGCACCCGGCACAGGACGCAGCGCGCCGCCCTCGCGGCCCCGCTTCTTCGTCCAGGGCGTTGAACGCGCAAGGCAGCGTTCAGTTCGCCCCCGGCAGGCCACACGGCGTCCGGGGGCACTTTATTCGGGGAGGATCAGGGGATGGGAATGACGATTGCGGAAAAGATTCTGGCGGCCCACAGCGGCCACGACACGGTGGTGCCCGGCCAGCTGATCGAGTGCCACACCGACTGGGTGCTGTGCCATGAGATCACCACGCCCGCCGCCCTGCGCATGCTGGAAGAACGCGGCATGGACCGGGTGTTCAATCCGGATCAGATCGTGGCCGTGCCGGATCACTCGGTGCCGGCGATGAACATCAAGGCCGCGCAGATGTACCAGAAGCTCAAGTCCTGGGTCAAGGAAAAGGGCATCAAGCACTTCTACGACGTGGGGCGCGGCGGCATCGCCCACGTGGTGCTGGAAAACACCGGCCTGATCAAGCCGGGGCAGACGCTGGTGTCCGGCGACTCTCACACCTGCAACGCCGGGGCGCTGGGCTGCTTCGCCACCGGCGTGGGCAGCACCGATCTGGCCGGGGCGATCTACGCGGGCCGGGTGTGGTTCAAGGTGCCCGAGACCATGCTGATCCGCGTGACCGGCCAGACGCAACCGGGCGTGACGCCCAAGGACGTGGTGCTGGAAGTCATCAAGCGCATCGGGGCCGACGGCGCGAATTATCTGGTGATGGAGTGGGTGGGCGAGTACATCGACCACCTGGATATGGAAGGGCGCTACACCCTGACCAACATGGCGATTGAAGCCGGCGGCAAGACCGGCATTGTGGCGGTGGACGACACCACCCGCGCGTACCTCGCCGAGCGCGGCGTCCATCCCGGCGACTACACCGAATACACCTCGGATGCGGACGCCAGATACCGCGTGGTCATCGATGTGGACGCCTCAGCCGTGGAACCCACCGTGGCCTACCCGCACATCCCCAGCAACGGGCGCGTGGCGGGCAGCGACAAAATTGCCGTGACGCACGCCTACGTGGGCAGTTGCACCAACGGACGCATCGGTGACCTGCGCGACGTGGCCCGCATCCTCAAGGGGCGCAAGGTGGCCGAGGGCGTGCAGATGATCGTGGTGCCGGCCACCCAGCTGATCTGGAAGCAGGCGGCCAGCGAGGGCCTGCTGGAAATCTTCGTGGAGGCCGGGGCCAGCGTGAGCTACCCCAGTTGCGGCGCGTGCCTGGGCATGCACAGCGGCGTGCTGGGGCCGGACGACGTGTGCATCTCCAGCACCAACCGCAACTTCGTGGGCCGCATGGGCGATCCGTCGGCGGCCATCTATCTGGCCTCGCCCGCCACGGTGGCGGCCAGCGCGGTCAGCGGCTATATCTCTGACCCACGCGAGTACAACGACAGCATCGAAGCGGCGGACTGAGTCAGGCAAAGGACAGGAAGGAGGCGTGAAAGGCAGCCTCCTTCCTGTCTTTCTTGGTTGCCCGTCGGTGCGGGTTGATGGTCTCCAGCCCCCACCCGGCACCCCTGGCCTCCACGGCCAGCCGAT
This is a stretch of genomic DNA from Deinococcus radiopugnans ATCC 19172. It encodes these proteins:
- a CDS encoding prephenate dehydratase — translated: MTEPVPETVTVAFQGNPGAYGEIAALNAVPEAGAQRHTRGYPTFHGVAQAVEGGEAQYGVLPVENSLMGAIHQSIDLLSDTDLHVIGEVVVRVSHCLMALPGVELSDLKSVASQQPALDQCTELIRKYGLQPVAAHDTAGSARELAERGAAGGGRDEAAIASRRAAELYGLNILAQEIEDEPFNYTRFMVLSRHEPAPSDAPHKTSLVFAVRHTPGFLVETLNELSGLNLSRIESRPRRDRAWSYLMYVDIEGDSRDPQVAQALAGVLRKASYAKIIGSYPRAMETVG
- a CDS encoding AMP-binding protein, which gives rise to MNLPAAIRRTGVLGPQPARAALGLGWTLLRHGPTLYGLAAWNARRIPNAVALVDEHGPLTYAELLARADAITAILSRQVKPGAAVGLLGGNSTEFVAALLACVRLGARTVLLNTSHSAAEIGRVEREQQLSLLICDGDWPERLPGQVDAGLTVLSLSELGPADAKSPPFLPRIGPLVLLTSGSTGTPRAVRSRVGLWAGLRVAGALVDALPLRAGAPTLLPLPLFHGHGLATLGMALALGAPLHLCRPTAEAMWRTLQQEGIEILVLVPTLLHRLLDGPDRRAAPALHTIVCGSAPLGAPLALSALDHFGDVLFNLYGSTETGLISLATPADLRAAPGSVGRALRGVTLELRGEVGRVIVNGHDTGDLASRDPAGRLTLQGRADELLNCGGENVLPASLEDRIATLDEVAECAVVGVPCAEFGTGIHAYIVLKFGHEVTSEQLQDQLRPLLPRMFRPQKITLLDALPRTPTGKLLRSRLPAEAHMKLGATDEPSSP
- a CDS encoding AAC(3) family N-acetyltransferase, which produces MLNLLRKPAVQSADLDEGLAALGLDGTQHLIVHASLKSFGTLDGGARTLVDTLWRRTATLVAPAFSYNTLLNRPGSNVHARFHRDTRVSRDIGRVSQELVDRRDALRSFHPTLSFVALGDEAARITAAQSLNSPYQPIGALYDLDGYALLIGVDFGSNTSVHYGEYLAGMPMLTRYVPLDGQVLPTAFPNCSADFDNLLPEMEFKFRSARVGPSTLRLYRVRDLVDGTVRLLRRDPEALLCQYRGCRCQEVRQTVRRDGLQPRVHTGL
- a CDS encoding 3-isopropylmalate dehydratase large subunit: MGMTIAEKILAAHSGHDTVVPGQLIECHTDWVLCHEITTPAALRMLEERGMDRVFNPDQIVAVPDHSVPAMNIKAAQMYQKLKSWVKEKGIKHFYDVGRGGIAHVVLENTGLIKPGQTLVSGDSHTCNAGALGCFATGVGSTDLAGAIYAGRVWFKVPETMLIRVTGQTQPGVTPKDVVLEVIKRIGADGANYLVMEWVGEYIDHLDMEGRYTLTNMAIEAGGKTGIVAVDDTTRAYLAERGVHPGDYTEYTSDADARYRVVIDVDASAVEPTVAYPHIPSNGRVAGSDKIAVTHAYVGSCTNGRIGDLRDVARILKGRKVAEGVQMIVVPATQLIWKQAASEGLLEIFVEAGASVSYPSCGACLGMHSGVLGPDDVCISSTNRNFVGRMGDPSAAIYLASPATVAASAVSGYISDPREYNDSIEAAD
- a CDS encoding GMC family oxidoreductase encodes the protein MQSEQGSAGRQRFEYVVIGAGSGGCAVSARLQQAGAQVLLLEAGVPDETPEIHIPAAFPKLFKSPLDWNYETEAQEHLNGRKLYWPRGKMLGGSSSINAMIYIRGHRADYDGWAAAGNRGWGYDDVLPYFLRSEDFEDGQSEYHNAGGPLHVENRRYTHEICDAITEGFKELGHPANDDFNGERMEGVGRFHVTQKGGARHSAASAYLRPALASDGPGRLEARTGAHVTRILFDGRKAVGVEYLDGTETRQVMAERGVILAAGAITSPHLLMLSGVGERAALEAAGVEVLHDLPGVGQNLQDHLFVPVVYATETPGLKDATGEAQMTLYMSEQRGMLCSNVGETGGFMKTDASLPAPDLQFHNGAALFVDHGFMELDGHHYTLLPSLVAPRSRGRIRIASDDPQARPLIEPDYLSDPHDMDVLLAGVKLARQVGDTEALAKYRLSEVMPGEAVTERAELENYIREQAMTIYHPVGTCKMGNDDLAVVDDELRVRGLENLWIADASVMPVIPRGNTNAPTIMIAEKAADLILGRDALPSRGAEAMAVSAD
- a CDS encoding S1C family serine protease, encoding MKIRVAAAFLAASTLCGAVLSGSAAAQVLPKATRDRIVQSTVMLMPTGADGKIDGTLGSGSVISPAGYILTNFHVVGDTETRKVSEWILVRTVKFVDREPEPTYWGKVVAADPNLDLAVVRILETFDQKPVGGLNLPFVDLGDSNVLTVGDPIFVFGFPGTGGDTLTYTSGSVSGFTGENTQGSGRQWIKHDAQTGPGNSGGGVFDEKGLLIGVNSAINVNKSSSTITPFARPLAVAWGLITPNVPKFVVRGAGSGGAAASAPSGTGAGTPASGSATPQPQWPPTIAPGQSYQVNILRGSGTPRTESWALTLNDRASNGDLKGTATQGSQTQTGYVAYDQKADLVWIDLTRDGKSMTSCAFEVSGLRTSPWVGRAFYYRDTNADPERIGDCQALVRTGAAPAGNAASTPPTGAAALKWPVKPAVGQTWTVEVEGRGMWTLPLGSRTDKGNPAGTAVAPGGQQWNAVYYYINNSSGEGVILDMTADGQTYLGCEFVKSGLSGRSLRGKAFLYVSKDDTQGTGLGSCVATLK
- a CDS encoding SDR family NAD(P)-dependent oxidoreductase, yielding MAAPLTSLPRLLVSPPACRDARQLAAAVGGQTILITGASHGIGEATARLLAACGAEVLLLARSGERLEEIASQIRRAGGQASVYRLDLTDPVAVGAVAAQIGANHPRIDAVVSNAGHSIRRPALESSERADLGRLLAVNFSGPAALLLALLPRMVAGGGGTIVNVSSASALPPGIPRWAAYQGSKAGFDLWLGSVGNELRGRGVRVSSVYLPLVRTRMIAPTRAYRFAPALTPLEAAQSVVYPLLKPVRRVAPWWLKGQQVAALLFPKGLDRALGGLEEMERRLTRGRNQ
- a CDS encoding amidase family protein, encoding MTLPLPDPILDLDATDLADATRRGDLTCGEVTRAYLDRLEALNPRLRAVITVHPYARAVADALDALPPEQRGPLHGCPLLIKDNIDVAGLPTTAGSALMAAHVPTVDAPLVARLRAAGAVVLGKANMTEWANFMTLGMANGYSSLGGQTVNPWGEEHDTGGSSSGSGVAVAARLCVAAVGTETSGSVVSPAHESGVVGLKPTLGLVPRTGIVPISHSQDTAGPITRSARDALLLLAVMAGPDERDEASRRRPVPELELTSHALKGARIGIVTDEKGASETDAATLRLARAALERAGATVQDVTFPSRAELDRNGVMLEVLEYEFKGDLNAYLSGVTDGPRTLADVIAGNQAQAERCLKYGQTFLHAAQGTRGDASEPGYHLARARDLRLAREQGFDLLFAAGLDAVVFPGIHGCALAAKAGYPSLALPVQAPDAAAHARPGGVLLVAPAGADAALLSLAADLESGVGGVRFPVLD